The Chryseolinea soli nucleotide sequence CCAGCTCGGTTTCCAGGTACATCGAGCGGTGGCGGCGCAGGTAGGTGAGCGCTTCGTTCACCACGATCCGGCGGATCCATCCCTCAAAGCTGCCCTCGCTCTTGAACTGCGCGATCTTGTCAAAAACCTTCATAAATGCCGTCACCAGGATGTCTTCCGCTTCCATCACGTCTTTCACGTAACGATAGCAGAGGCCATACATTTTTGACGAATAGGTGTCATAAAGCAGCTTCTGCGCGTTGCGATCGCGCCGAAGGCATCCTTTGATCAGTTCGTCTTCTTTTGCCCGGTAAATTTTGAATTGCATTTAAAGGGTTTCCAGCAGGTAAGATGCAGCGGTGGCAGCCGGGGTTGCGCGGCGTCTGAAAAATTGTTTCCAGGCGTCAAAACCCCGTAAAATACCTCAGCGCCTTAACCCGGATCGATGCGAAACGGTTAAGGCGCCGGTACAAAAATAGCGTTTACTAAAGTACCAGGCTAACCAGGTACACCAGCAGGAAAAGGATAAAAATGATCATAACAACAGGGATTGGGGATTAGTCTTTCTTTATAACGTTAGGGTTGCCCCGGTAGTCGATGTCGCTGGCCAGCCCTTCGTCCATTTCCAGGCTGCCACTCACATTTACTTTAGCCGAGGAGGCGCCGTTGGCGTCTACCATGGCATCTTGGACTTCCAGGTTGTAGGCCCGCAGCTTGGAGGCAAACTGCAGTTCGGCATCCAGGTTGGTCGCCCGGCCGGAAAGCTCGGCTTCCGATTTACCCGTCAGGTGGAGCACCACGTTGCGGGCGTCCAATTCGCCACGCACTTTCACCGGCCCGCGCAATTCGATGTCCAGGTTGTCCATCGTAAAACTTTCGAACTGCACTTTGCCATAGCCTTCCGCTTCAATTTTTTCAAGATGGGGCATGGTGATGTTGATCCGGATCTCATCGATGTCGGTCATTTCGCTATTCCACTTGAATTTCTTTTTGTTCTCATAGTTGATCACCAGCGTTTCGCCGGAGCGGAAAATTTTATACTTGTTTTTTTCCGATTCCGATCCGATCAGTTCCACGGCATAGTCGTCGCCGGATTTAATGTGCACATCGAAGACACCGCGGATCTCCAACTCATTGAAATCGCGCAGGCCGAATTCGTCTGTGATGGAATTCTTTTCTTCCTCCGATTTCGGGCATGTCAGACACGTCAACCCTTTTTCCGTCATCGTCCAGGTTTGGCCCTCCATATCGTCATACTCTACATA carries:
- a CDS encoding RNA polymerase sigma factor codes for the protein MQFKIYRAKEDELIKGCLRRDRNAQKLLYDTYSSKMYGLCYRYVKDVMEAEDILVTAFMKVFDKIAQFKSEGSFEGWIRRIVVNEALTYLRRHRSMYLETELEQADREPDYNSLSDHLEAEDLLKMIQELPTGYRIVFNLYAIDGYSHKEIAEQLGISENTSKSQLSRARTYLQKILQDKDWVENKKLSSDESAT